A portion of the Hydractinia symbiolongicarpus strain clone_291-10 chromosome 10, HSymV2.1, whole genome shotgun sequence genome contains these proteins:
- the LOC130662374 gene encoding uncharacterized protein LOC130662374: MHQHDTESIIPNLVNIGVRLIPISLHLLGIYLLSIVPKQNINATQRLLLLNLSFVTVSFLLCTWLASLIHVLFPSSHFEFLEYISLVQLTGFSFVYYLAMICITADRFLEMYLNIKYALYWSGRHTLKLMYFIWLIGATFSSVMVILYYKWRINYTRYCYIYFFPIIEAIFLAIALVTYSYIFGRYYKPLKVLKNRKKDFKNMLRRSPLLLISLIIVTFVLFMIVPDMILFSYHYSNTSLPNTVLLVTYILYTLTYTSDAVIYILLQKSVRKVAKRKFHIRKRAVTVERPRQGTITSAQSNL; this comes from the coding sequence ATGCATCAACATGATACAGAAAGTATAATCCCAAATTTAGTAAATATTGGCGTTCGACTAATACCAATATCTCTTCATTTGTTGGGAATCTATCTATTGTCAATCGTaccaaaacaaaatattaacgCAACACAGCGCTTACTTTTATTAAACTTGAGTTTTGTAACTGTCAGTTTTTTGTTATGCACTTGGCTAGCAAGTTTGATACATGTTTTGTTTCCAAGTAGCCATTTCGAATTTCTCGAATATATTTCACTCGTACAGCTCACTGGATTTAGTTTTGTTTACTATCTTGCCATGATATGCATTACAGCAGATAGATTTCTTGAAATGTATCTAAATATAAAGTACGCTTTATATTGGTCAGGTAGACACACATTGAAATTGATGTACTTCATATGGCTCATTGGAGCAACATTCTCTTCCGTTATGGTTATTTTATACTACAAATGGAGAATAAATTACACACGATATtgctatatttacttttttccgataatagAAGCAATCTTTCTTGCAATCGCATTGGTaacatatagctatatatttggAAGGTATTATAAGCCattaaaggttttaaaaaatcgaaaaaaggaCTTTAAAAACATGCTTCGACGTTCACCGTTATTATTGATCTCTTTGATTATTGTTACCTTCGTATTATTTATGATAGTACCTGACATGATTTTATTTTCGTACCACTACTCAAATACATCTCTTCCAAATACAGTCTTACTCGTCACATATATTTTATACACTTTGACGTATACCTCAGATGCCGTGATATACATTCTGCTGCAGAAAAGTGTTAGAAAGGTCGCGAAAAGAAAATTTCACATCAGGAAGAGAGCGGTAACGGTGGAGAGACCAAGACAAGGGACAATAACATCAGCTCaatcaaatttataa
- the LOC130662372 gene encoding uncharacterized protein LOC130662372 isoform X2 gives MCEAKEQQNTLWIYLYRCSKLGPRSIWRKQEVCLLEEQSRAVCDKAIRHRMERVCIDHSPIKSPNIRAKPSAEALACIYDIMDVLVASNPELYTDVSFKMNMNIHDERAVCRAYSDFAESLFQKGVTWPLITALFAFSGSLAAECTRNGRSILVRSICDWATVFIVMRLKEWLKENNGWEGIVSYFGERSFSAGQCASSFIKSGRAQIRRASLMLVKEDYKKEILEKCVSGVKLNNELFQKGIFSFKIIQTLFLFVALLFLVVCITTANFNRTIFNPSHNEVGANSVRCEKYLS, from the exons ATGTGCGAAGCGAAGGAGCAACAGAATACACTCTGGATTTATTTATATCGTTGTTCGAAGCTTGGACCAAGATCAATATGGCGCAAACAAGAGGTATGCCTGCTGGAAGAACAATCACGTGCTGTGTGCGATAAAGCGATACGACATCGCATGGAGAGAGTTTGTATTGATCATTCGCCAATAAAAAGTCCGAACATCAGAGCGAAACCTTCCGCTGAAGCACTTGCCTGCATTTACGATATTATGGATGTTTTGGTGGCGTCCAATCCTGAGTTATATACTGATGTTTCTTTTAAGATGAATATGAACATTCATGACGAGAGAGCTGTTTGTCGAGCGTACAG CGACTTTGCAGAAAGTTTGTTTCAAAAAGGCGTCACCTGGCCACTGATCACAGCGTTGTTCGCTTTCTCAGGAAGTCTTGCAGCAGAGTGTACAAGAAATGGTCGCAGTATATTAGTTCGAAGCATCTGCGATTGGGCCACCGTGTTTATCGTGATGCGTTTGAAAGAATGgttaaaagaaaacaatggaTGG gaaGGTATTGTCAGTTACTTTGGTGAGCGATCATTCTCAGCTGGTCAATGTGCGTCTTCATTTATCAAATCTGGACGAGCTCAAATAAGAAGAGCATCACTTATGTTGGTCAAAGAagattataaaaaagaaatactcGAAAAATGTGTCTCTGGCGTTAAACTAAACAATGAACTTTTTCAAAAAggcatattttcttttaaaatcatTCAAACGCTATTTCTGTTTGTCGCTTTGTTATTTCTGGTCGTGTGTATAACGACCGCCAACTTTAATCGCACCATATTTAATCCGTCTCATAATGAGGTTGGCGCGAATTCAGTAAgatgtgaaaaatatttatcatga
- the LOC130662576 gene encoding anaphase-promoting complex subunit 11-like: MKVKLKSWMAVAAWHWMANDETCGICRMQFDGCCPDCRVPGDDCPLVWGKCTHVFHMHCILKWLNSQQMQQLCPMCRREWQFKD, from the coding sequence ATGAAAGTAAAACTAAAAAGTTGGATGGCTGTTGCTGCTTGGCATTGGATGGCCAATGATGAAACTTGTGGAATATGTCGAATGCAATTTGATGGCTGTTGCCCTGACTGCAGGGTTCCTGGTGATGACTGCCCATTAGTGTGGGGTAAATGTACACACGTGTTTCATATGCATTGCATATTAAAATGGTTAAATTCGCAGCAAATGCAGCAGTTGTGTCCAATGTGTCGAAGAGAGTGGCAATTTAAAGACTAG
- the LOC130662371 gene encoding uncharacterized protein LOC130662371 isoform X1, with protein sequence MLQLICNLLFSVNKYGDIFHTCLNDVHYLFQKCLCWLETAQKQSQLKIKFACDNLAVKVGLNDQINFICPHLSLNTKSPQSNTNNVPKEKIYLLEDKSMYEACNATGSDVQDILTCNSANFHSLNEQYFNNKVPGERVFTEGKTYYYISTSGGTLATLNGKTGGSCAGRGGNFFPLKLAVYVCGQKEIDDGTCKRCQTSSCYENGCAKWNNWTKTAEFTWNGKACLQKYTRVCPSEYFKCEGDNVKYEEVGRNNCTFYSYCPSTSLIQPTSSFTCPKQTISETVSVRTVTIFQTTVQVVPTTRLSVSTVVTVSTSVSVSVSISVSTSIRTTTTTSVSTSTVMSTVTETKCSVTGKPPTAIPIRAEDISYDEKFYITVISAIIGALLVGIFVSHAIVSYCKGKYSKTRVIEVAESRPSSSLLETASTSKDITTYQNTKL encoded by the exons ATGTTACAACTGATATGCAATTTGTTGTTcagtgtaaacaaatatggcgacATTTTTCACACGTGTTTGAATGACGTTCATTATTTGTTCCAAAAATGCCTGTGTTGGTTGGAAACAGCTCAGAAACAATCGcaactaaaaataaa GTTTGCTTGTGATAATCTTGCCGTAAAAGTTGGATTAAATGaccaaataaattttatatgccCACATCTATCACTTAACACCAAAAGTCCTCAAAGCAACACAAACAATgtaccaaaagaaaaaatttatttgttggaAGATAAATCAATGTATGAAGCATGTAATGCAACTGGGTCTG ATGTGCAAGACATATTAACCTGTAACAGTGCCAATTTTCATTCTTTGAATGAGCAATATTTCAATAATAAAGTACCAGGCGAACGGGTTTTTACAGAAGGAAAGACATATTACTACATAA gCACATCAGGTGGTACACTGGCCACTCTAAATGGCAAGACTGGGGGGAGTTGTGCTGGCAGAGGGGGaaattttttcccactaaaactTGCTGTGTATGTTTGTGGTCAGAAGGAAATTGATGATGGAACGTGTAAAAGATGCCAGACATCCTCTTGTTATGAAAATG GTTGTGCAAAATGGAACAATTGGACAAAAACCGCAGAATTTACTTGGAATGGTAAAGCTTGTTTGCAGAAGTACACCAGAGTTTGTCCATCTGAATATTTTAAATGCGAAGGCGACAATGTGAAATATGAAGAAGTCGGAAGAAATAACTGCACCTTTTACTCTT ATTGTCCATCAACATCTCTTATCCAACCCACATCATCTTTTACTTGTCCAAAACAGACCATATCAGAAACAGTTTCAGTCAGGACAGTCACTATATTTCAAACAACAGTACAAGTTGTACCAACAACGAGATTAAGTGTTAGTACAGTTGTAACTGTATCTACATCAGTGTCGGTCTCTGTATCGATATCTGTTAGTACTTCTATAAGGACAACAACTACGACGAGTGTTTCAACATCAACTGTCATGTCAACTGTAACAGAAACGAAATGCAGCG ttacaGGCAAGCCTCCAACTg CTATCCCgatacgcgctgaagatattaGTTATGACGAGAAATTTTATATCACTGTCATCTCCGCCATTATTGGTGCTTTACTGGTTGGAATATTTGTATCACACGCTATCGTCAGTTATTGTAAAGGAAAATACAGTAAGACAAGAG tGATTGAAGTTGCTGAGTCTCGCCCATCTTCATCCCTTCTAGAAACTG CCTCTACATCCAAAGACATAACAACTTATCAAAACACGAAATTGTGA
- the LOC130662371 gene encoding uncharacterized protein LOC130662371 isoform X3, with protein MYEACNATGSDVQDILTCNSANFHSLNEQYFNNKVPGERVFTEGKTYYYISTSGGTLATLNGKTGGSCAGRGGNFFPLKLAVYVCGQKEIDDGTCKRCQTSSCYENGCAKWNNWTKTAEFTWNGKACLQKYTRVCPSEYFKCEGDNVKYEEVGRNNCTFYSYCPSTSLIQPTSSFTCPKQTISETVSVRTVTIFQTTVQVVPTTRLSVSTVVTVSTSVSVSVSISVSTSIRTTTTTSVSTSTVMSTVTETKCSVTGKPPTAIPIRAEDISYDEKFYITVISAIIGALLVGIFVSHAIVSYCKGKYSKTRVIEVAESRPSSSLLETASTSKDITTYQNTKL; from the exons ATGTATGAAGCATGTAATGCAACTGGGTCTG ATGTGCAAGACATATTAACCTGTAACAGTGCCAATTTTCATTCTTTGAATGAGCAATATTTCAATAATAAAGTACCAGGCGAACGGGTTTTTACAGAAGGAAAGACATATTACTACATAA gCACATCAGGTGGTACACTGGCCACTCTAAATGGCAAGACTGGGGGGAGTTGTGCTGGCAGAGGGGGaaattttttcccactaaaactTGCTGTGTATGTTTGTGGTCAGAAGGAAATTGATGATGGAACGTGTAAAAGATGCCAGACATCCTCTTGTTATGAAAATG GTTGTGCAAAATGGAACAATTGGACAAAAACCGCAGAATTTACTTGGAATGGTAAAGCTTGTTTGCAGAAGTACACCAGAGTTTGTCCATCTGAATATTTTAAATGCGAAGGCGACAATGTGAAATATGAAGAAGTCGGAAGAAATAACTGCACCTTTTACTCTT ATTGTCCATCAACATCTCTTATCCAACCCACATCATCTTTTACTTGTCCAAAACAGACCATATCAGAAACAGTTTCAGTCAGGACAGTCACTATATTTCAAACAACAGTACAAGTTGTACCAACAACGAGATTAAGTGTTAGTACAGTTGTAACTGTATCTACATCAGTGTCGGTCTCTGTATCGATATCTGTTAGTACTTCTATAAGGACAACAACTACGACGAGTGTTTCAACATCAACTGTCATGTCAACTGTAACAGAAACGAAATGCAGCG ttacaGGCAAGCCTCCAACTg CTATCCCgatacgcgctgaagatattaGTTATGACGAGAAATTTTATATCACTGTCATCTCCGCCATTATTGGTGCTTTACTGGTTGGAATATTTGTATCACACGCTATCGTCAGTTATTGTAAAGGAAAATACAGTAAGACAAGAG tGATTGAAGTTGCTGAGTCTCGCCCATCTTCATCCCTTCTAGAAACTG CCTCTACATCCAAAGACATAACAACTTATCAAAACACGAAATTGTGA
- the LOC130662372 gene encoding uncharacterized protein LOC130662372 isoform X1, translating to MESTKNKENSASDVNTIKEIEEEMCEAKEQQNTLWIYLYRCSKLGPRSIWRKQEVCLLEEQSRAVCDKAIRHRMERVCIDHSPIKSPNIRAKPSAEALACIYDIMDVLVASNPELYTDVSFKMNMNIHDERAVCRAYSDFAESLFQKGVTWPLITALFAFSGSLAAECTRNGRSILVRSICDWATVFIVMRLKEWLKENNGWEGIVSYFGERSFSAGQCASSFIKSGRAQIRRASLMLVKEDYKKEILEKCVSGVKLNNELFQKGIFSFKIIQTLFLFVALLFLVVCITTANFNRTIFNPSHNEVGANSVRCEKYLS from the exons ATGGAATCcactaaaaataaagaaaacagtGCCAGTGATGTTAACACAATCAAAGAAATAGAAG AAGAGATGTGCGAAGCGAAGGAGCAACAGAATACACTCTGGATTTATTTATATCGTTGTTCGAAGCTTGGACCAAGATCAATATGGCGCAAACAAGAGGTATGCCTGCTGGAAGAACAATCACGTGCTGTGTGCGATAAAGCGATACGACATCGCATGGAGAGAGTTTGTATTGATCATTCGCCAATAAAAAGTCCGAACATCAGAGCGAAACCTTCCGCTGAAGCACTTGCCTGCATTTACGATATTATGGATGTTTTGGTGGCGTCCAATCCTGAGTTATATACTGATGTTTCTTTTAAGATGAATATGAACATTCATGACGAGAGAGCTGTTTGTCGAGCGTACAG CGACTTTGCAGAAAGTTTGTTTCAAAAAGGCGTCACCTGGCCACTGATCACAGCGTTGTTCGCTTTCTCAGGAAGTCTTGCAGCAGAGTGTACAAGAAATGGTCGCAGTATATTAGTTCGAAGCATCTGCGATTGGGCCACCGTGTTTATCGTGATGCGTTTGAAAGAATGgttaaaagaaaacaatggaTGG gaaGGTATTGTCAGTTACTTTGGTGAGCGATCATTCTCAGCTGGTCAATGTGCGTCTTCATTTATCAAATCTGGACGAGCTCAAATAAGAAGAGCATCACTTATGTTGGTCAAAGAagattataaaaaagaaatactcGAAAAATGTGTCTCTGGCGTTAAACTAAACAATGAACTTTTTCAAAAAggcatattttcttttaaaatcatTCAAACGCTATTTCTGTTTGTCGCTTTGTTATTTCTGGTCGTGTGTATAACGACCGCCAACTTTAATCGCACCATATTTAATCCGTCTCATAATGAGGTTGGCGCGAATTCAGTAAgatgtgaaaaatatttatcatga
- the LOC130662371 gene encoding uncharacterized protein LOC130662371 isoform X2: protein MYNFNFFSLCFFVLLTPSSQFLILPSILWDPRNYLFACDNLAVKVGLNDQINFICPHLSLNTKSPQSNTNNVPKEKIYLLEDKSMYEACNATGSDVQDILTCNSANFHSLNEQYFNNKVPGERVFTEGKTYYYISTSGGTLATLNGKTGGSCAGRGGNFFPLKLAVYVCGQKEIDDGTCKRCQTSSCYENGCAKWNNWTKTAEFTWNGKACLQKYTRVCPSEYFKCEGDNVKYEEVGRNNCTFYSYCPSTSLIQPTSSFTCPKQTISETVSVRTVTIFQTTVQVVPTTRLSVSTVVTVSTSVSVSVSISVSTSIRTTTTTSVSTSTVMSTVTETKCSVTGKPPTAIPIRAEDISYDEKFYITVISAIIGALLVGIFVSHAIVSYCKGKYSKTRVIEVAESRPSSSLLETASTSKDITTYQNTKL, encoded by the exons ATGTATAACTTCAATTTCTTCTcgctttgtttttttgtgttactCACACCAAGTAGTCAATTCTTAATACTTCCAAGTATATTATGGGATCCAAGGAATTATCT GTTTGCTTGTGATAATCTTGCCGTAAAAGTTGGATTAAATGaccaaataaattttatatgccCACATCTATCACTTAACACCAAAAGTCCTCAAAGCAACACAAACAATgtaccaaaagaaaaaatttatttgttggaAGATAAATCAATGTATGAAGCATGTAATGCAACTGGGTCTG ATGTGCAAGACATATTAACCTGTAACAGTGCCAATTTTCATTCTTTGAATGAGCAATATTTCAATAATAAAGTACCAGGCGAACGGGTTTTTACAGAAGGAAAGACATATTACTACATAA gCACATCAGGTGGTACACTGGCCACTCTAAATGGCAAGACTGGGGGGAGTTGTGCTGGCAGAGGGGGaaattttttcccactaaaactTGCTGTGTATGTTTGTGGTCAGAAGGAAATTGATGATGGAACGTGTAAAAGATGCCAGACATCCTCTTGTTATGAAAATG GTTGTGCAAAATGGAACAATTGGACAAAAACCGCAGAATTTACTTGGAATGGTAAAGCTTGTTTGCAGAAGTACACCAGAGTTTGTCCATCTGAATATTTTAAATGCGAAGGCGACAATGTGAAATATGAAGAAGTCGGAAGAAATAACTGCACCTTTTACTCTT ATTGTCCATCAACATCTCTTATCCAACCCACATCATCTTTTACTTGTCCAAAACAGACCATATCAGAAACAGTTTCAGTCAGGACAGTCACTATATTTCAAACAACAGTACAAGTTGTACCAACAACGAGATTAAGTGTTAGTACAGTTGTAACTGTATCTACATCAGTGTCGGTCTCTGTATCGATATCTGTTAGTACTTCTATAAGGACAACAACTACGACGAGTGTTTCAACATCAACTGTCATGTCAACTGTAACAGAAACGAAATGCAGCG ttacaGGCAAGCCTCCAACTg CTATCCCgatacgcgctgaagatattaGTTATGACGAGAAATTTTATATCACTGTCATCTCCGCCATTATTGGTGCTTTACTGGTTGGAATATTTGTATCACACGCTATCGTCAGTTATTGTAAAGGAAAATACAGTAAGACAAGAG tGATTGAAGTTGCTGAGTCTCGCCCATCTTCATCCCTTCTAGAAACTG CCTCTACATCCAAAGACATAACAACTTATCAAAACACGAAATTGTGA
- the LOC130662575 gene encoding uncharacterized protein LOC130662575: protein MGRPKTTPSFRTANKKASAKDLTSNERKRKNKKIYNKSKFKSYLGNSKEGHGFAALQKRKFLHRFRRKMKKKKNEPEKEDTKECVIKPLAHDTLRESFAEDSSTLLNKTCDTIDTDYNDTSHPAHIIGDKRSKSLNNLKLVEINYQNIEAERKRKYEELKANLSLHNEQVSKNIAKRKKLTKKLSKKTKRGQPLMVNRLEHLLEKIKSK, encoded by the exons ATGGGTCGTCCAAAAACTACCCCAAGTTTTCGAACAGCCAACAAAAAGGCTAGTGCAAAAGACTTGACAAGTAATGAAAGAAAAcggaaaaacaaaaagatttatAACAAAAGCAAATTCAAATCATATCTGGGAAACTCTAAAGAAG gacATGGATTTGCTGCGCTTCAGAAAAGGAAATTTTTACACAGGTTCAGACGTAagatgaaaaagaagaagaatgaACCAGAAAAAGAAGATACAAAGGAATGTGTGATTAAACCACTGGCACATGATACTCTCCGAGAAAGTTTCGCAGAAGATTCTTCTACGCTTTTAAA cAAAACATGTGACACTATCGACACTGATTACAATGACACTTCACATCCAGCACACATAATTGGTGACAAGCGCAGCAAATCGTTGAACAATTTAAAACTTGTTGAAATTAACTATCAAAATATCGAAGCAGAGAGAAAGCGTAAATATGAG gaGTTGAAAGCAAACTTGTCTTTGCACAACGAGCAAGTTTCCAAAAACATCGCCAAACGGAAGAagcttacaaaaaaattatcaaagaaGACCAAACGAGGACAACCTTTGATGGTGAATCGATTAGAACACTTGCTGGAGAAAATTAAGTCAAAATAA